AGCCGGTGACCAGCAGGCCATGTTCCTCGGCGAGTGCACGCAGGTAGGCCCGGCCCTTCTCCGGGTTGTCGCGGTGGTCGATCTCCAGGCCTGCCAGGCCGGCGTCGATCATCTCCAGGTAGGTGCGCCTGCCCACCACCCGGCCGCGGGCCGACGCCACCGGGTGCGCGAACACGGGCACGCCTCCCGCCTCCCTGACCAGGGCCACGGCGACGGCCGGATCAGGGGCGTAATGCTGGACAAAGTACCGGGACTGAGACGTCAGGATCGAGGCGAAGGCCTCAGTCCGGTCCGCGACCACCCCGGCAGCCACCAGGGCGTCGGCGATGTGCGGCCGCCCCAGCGTGGCGCCCGGTGCCACATGGTGGATGACGTCGTCCCAGGTCAGCGGGTAGTCCTCGGCCAGGAGGGTGACCATGCGTTCGGCCCGGATGAGGCGCGCGTCCTTGGCCTTGGTGATTTCCTCCAGCAGGCCGGGGTGCGAAGGATCGTGCAGGTAACTGAGCAGGTGGACGCTAATGCCCTCCTCCGTACGGCAGGAAATCTCCATGCCGGGCACCAGGACAATCCCCGCGCTCCGGGCCGCCGCCGACGCTTCCGCCCAGCCGTCGGTGGAATCGTGGTCGGTCAGGGCCACTACGTCCAGGCCTGCGGCAGCGGCGGCCGCCATCACCGCTGCGGGCGCCTCCGTGCCGTCGGAAACATTCGAGTGGGCATGCAGATCAATCCTCACCTGCCCAGCCTAGTAGATGGCCAGTGCAGTCTTCGGTGCAGTGTTCGGTGGCCCCGGCCACGCAGCTGGTGAGACTATGGGACGGTGAACGATGCAGACAACACCTACAACGGTGAAAATACAGCAAGCCAGCCCCTCGAAGAGCGCGTCAACAACCGCTCGCAGCGGCCCAGTTCCGACGCCTTCAAGGCCTTCATGGCCAGCAACTGGGCGCCCTCGGCACAAGAGCTCCCCGATCGGGACGCCGTGGCCGATCACGCCGCCGCCCGGCGTCGCACCATTTCCGGCCTGTTCAAGGGCGAACGCCTGGTGGTCCCCGCCGGCCCGCTGAAGGTCCGCTCCAACGACTGCGACTACCGCTTCCGCCCCCACTCCGGTTTCGCCCACCTGACGGGCCTGGGCCTCGACCACGAGCCCGACGCCGTGCTCATTTTCGAACCGGTTGAAGAAGGAAAGGGCGACGACGGCGGGAACCACCGCGCCACCCTTTACTTCCGGCCCCTCGCCGGCCGGGACACCGAACAGTTCTATGCAGACTCCCGCTCCGGCGAATTCTGGATCGGTGCCCGCCCCACGCTGGCAGAATTCGAACGCAGGCTGGGCCTCGCCACTGCCCACATCGACGAGCTCGAACTGGCAATCACCAAGAATGTGGGCGCCCCCGAAATCGGCGGTATCTCCATCCGGCTGGTGCGCAAGGTGGACGAGAACATCGACGCCCTGGTGGACACGGCCCGCTACAACACTGCCAAGGACCCGGACAACCTGGACCTGGGCGTGCTGGATGCCCTTGATGAGAAGCTCACCGAGGCCCTCTCCGAGCTCCGCCTGGTCAAGGATGCGTGGGAAATCGAGCAGATGAAGACCGCCGTGGCCGCGACCGTGGAAGGGTTCACCGAGGTCGTCAAGGCCCTCCCCCGGGCCCTGACCCACCGGCGCGGCGAGCGCGTCGTCGAGGGAGCCTTCTTTGCCCGTGCCCGG
Above is a window of Arthrobacter sp. FB24 DNA encoding:
- a CDS encoding PHP domain-containing protein → MRIDLHAHSNVSDGTEAPAAVMAAAAAAGLDVVALTDHDSTDGWAEASAAARSAGIVLVPGMEISCRTEEGISVHLLSYLHDPSHPGLLEEITKAKDARLIRAERMVTLLAEDYPLTWDDVIHHVAPGATLGRPHIADALVAAGVVADRTEAFASILTSQSRYFVQHYAPDPAVAVALVREAGGVPVFAHPVASARGRVVGRRTYLEMIDAGLAGLEIDHRDNPEKGRAYLRALAEEHGLLVTGSSDYHGTGKPNLLGENLTAPEVMARIEEQASGTAVVRP
- a CDS encoding aminopeptidase P family protein, with translation MNDADNTYNGENTASQPLEERVNNRSQRPSSDAFKAFMASNWAPSAQELPDRDAVADHAAARRRTISGLFKGERLVVPAGPLKVRSNDCDYRFRPHSGFAHLTGLGLDHEPDAVLIFEPVEEGKGDDGGNHRATLYFRPLAGRDTEQFYADSRSGEFWIGARPTLAEFERRLGLATAHIDELELAITKNVGAPEIGGISIRLVRKVDENIDALVDTARYNTAKDPDNLDLGVLDALDEKLTEALSELRLVKDAWEIEQMKTAVAATVEGFTEVVKALPRALTHRRGERVVEGAFFARAREEGNELGYDTIAASGNNATVLHWTRNTGTVNAGELLLLDAGVEADSLYTADITRTLPANGTFTEVQRKVYEAVLDAADAGFAAAQPGTKFRDIHTAATTVLAERLAEWGLLPVSVEEAISPEGQQHRRWMPHGTSHHLGLDVHDCAQAKRELYLDGVLTPGMVFTIEPGLYFKNEDLAIPAEYRGIGVRIEDDILMTADGPVNLSAALPRKADDVESWMAGIYQEAEHAQP